A stretch of Oncorhynchus mykiss isolate Arlee chromosome 26, USDA_OmykA_1.1, whole genome shotgun sequence DNA encodes these proteins:
- the LOC110506411 gene encoding DNA replication factor Cdt1 isoform X2, with the protein MAEAVELEFYRSSFLTRRELCGSRFDIIMSQARVTDFYVQRKKDASGAAHGDCNITQVVDTVTSHPSTISTRSKSKNAASTTNVMINTSKSTCSENSVQEEFWRVIDEATSVNKVESVSAVLARTNSEKQTIFSSPRTPKRTSTDAEFDLGSVVFSATAEHKIAKKRLRIEARKHGIAAGTSPGSVKVVKKAVRKKLILFEDDEKATQHLAKDVLQTFSKEDVAALKFQLQKIKDQARKAENLPSTATGSTAPDLKTKLACVKELAAKAQHRKAERLAEARSTEENNHPITEDGDKLPAYQRYHTLAQDTPPGLTLPFKYKLLAGMFRSMDTIVGMLFNRSETVTFAKVKQGVQDMMHKRFEETHVGQIKTVYPTAYHFRQERNIPTFSATVKKSSYQLTVEPVIEADKSKAVLAASRLLERRRIFHQNLISIMKGHHKAFLAKLNPPIRVPDDKLTRWHPRFNVDEVPNVLPGELPQPPRGAEKLTTAQEVLDKARSMMTPKVEKALANMVLKTAEMVCVKEQEPVPHTPVAPAETHSALKGVSQSLLERIRAKQAQKLQAALTRNPQQEERLVMMSRLEELARILRNVFVAEKKPALIMEVACNRMVSSYRSAMSMGDMELHLRLLAELTSEWLTIHTIRNDFYLKLNKTLDLNVVLEKLKQKTKEEESL; encoded by the exons ATGGCTGAAGCTGTTGAGTTGGAATTTTATCGTTCGTCTTTCCTGACCAGAAGAGAACTGTGTGGTTCTAGATTTGACATCATTATGTCTCAGGCGCGGGTCACCGATTTTTACGTCCAGAGAAAGAAAGATGCTAGTGGGGCTGCGCATGGTGATTGCAATATAACCCAAGTTGTGGACACTGTAACAAGTCATCCCAGCACAATATCAACTCGGTCGAAAAGCAAGAATGCAGCATCTACAACAAATGTTATGATAAATACTTCAAAATCCACATGTTCTGAAAACAGTGTACAAGAGGAGTTTTGGAGGGTTATTGACGAGGCGACTTCGGTCAATAAGGTGGAGAGCGTGTCTGCTGTGCTGGCGAGGACTAACTCGGAAAAACAAACCATTTTCTCCAGCCCTCGTACTCCCAAGAGGACCTCTACAGATGCTGAGTTCGATCTTGGATCAGTTGTATTTTCAGCCACTGCTGAACATAAAATCGCAAAGAAGCGTCTTCGGATCGAGGCAAGAAAACATGGCATCGCTGCAGGGACAAGTCCTGGGTCGGTTAAAGTTGTGAAGAAGGCGGTCAGGAAGAAATTGATTCTCTTCGAAGACGACGAAAAG GCAACCCAGCATCTGGCTAAAGATGTCCTgcag ACTTTCTCCAAAGAGGATGTTGCAGCACTCAAGTTCCAACTTCAGAAGATCAAGGACCAGGCACGGAAAGCTGAGAACCTGCCCTCTACAGCCACAGGGTCTACTGCCCCAGACCTGAAGACAAAGCTAGCCTGTGTCAAAGAGCTTGCTGCTAAGGCACAACATCGGAAGGCGGAGAGGTTGGCAGAGGCCAGATCTACTgaggaaaataatcacccaataACCGAGGATGG AGATAAGCTCCCAGCCTATCAGCGGTACCATACTCTTGCCCAGGATACTCCCCCTGGCCTCACCCTGCCCTTCAAGTACAAACTGCTTGCTGGAATGTTCCGTAGCATGGACACCATAGTGGGAATGCTTTTCAACCGCTCAGAGACTGTTACCTTTGCCAAAGTGAAGCAGGGTGTCCAGGACATGATGCACAA GCGTTTTGAAGAGACCCATGTGGGCCAGATTAAGACGGTCTATCCTACTGCTTACCATTTCCGCCAGGAGAGAAACATTCCTACCTTCAGTGCAACAGTGAAGAAGTCTAGCTACCAGCTCACAGTGGAGCCTGTCATTGAAGCTG ATAAGAGCAAGGCGGTGCTGGCTGCTTCCCGCCTGTTAGAGAGGCGACGTATCTTCCACCAAAACCTAATCAGCATTATGAAAGGGCATCACAAG GCGTTCCTTGCCAAGTTGAATCCTCCTATTAGAGTCCCAGATGACAAGCTTACCCGCTGGCACCCTCGCTTCAATGTGGATGAGGTGCCCAATGTCCTGCCCGGTGAGCTACCCCAGCCCCCACGGGGAGCTGAGAAGCTAACCACTGCCCAGGAGGTTCTGGACAAGGCCCGCTCCATGATGACCCCCAAG GTGGAGAAAGCACTGGCCAACATGGTTCTGAAGACCGCAGAGATGGTCTGTGTAAAAGAGCAAGAGCCTGTTCCACATACTCCCGTAGCTCCTGCTGAAACTCACAGTGCCCTCAAAGGGGTGTCTCAGTCCCTGCTGGAGAGG ATCCGAGCAAAGCAGGCTCAGAAGCTCCAAGCTGCCTTGACCCGGAACCCTCAGCAGGAGGAGCGCCTTGTGATGATGTCACGGCTGGAGGAGCTGGCTCGGATCCTGCGTAACGTCTTTGTGGCAGAGAAGAAACCCGCACTGATCATGGAGGTGGCCTGTAACCGGATGGTCTCTAGTTACCGCTCTGCCATGAGCATGG gtgATATGGAGCTGCACCTTCGCCTGCTGGCAGAACTGACTTCTGAATGGCTTACGATTCACACAATTAGAAATGACTTCTATCTCAAGTTGAACAAGACCTTGGACCTGAATGTGGTACTGGAGAAGCTGAAGCAGAAGACCAAAGAGGAAGAAAGCCTTTGA
- the LOC110506411 gene encoding DNA replication factor Cdt1 isoform X1, which produces MAEAVELEFYRSSFLTRRELCGSRFDIIMSQARVTDFYVQRKKDASGAAHGDCNITQVVDTVTSHPSTISTRSKSKNAASTTNVMINTSKSTCSENSVQEEFWRVIDEATSVNKVESVSAVLARTNSEKQTIFSSPRTPKRTSTDAEFDLGSVVFSATAEHKIAKKRLRIEARKHGIAAGTSPGSVKVVKKAVRKKLILFEDDEKATQHLAKDVLQVPYSLPVDKESKNLVNCSANNSPTGKPHVQGSSKPKEGHKTFSKEDVAALKFQLQKIKDQARKAENLPSTATGSTAPDLKTKLACVKELAAKAQHRKAERLAEARSTEENNHPITEDGDKLPAYQRYHTLAQDTPPGLTLPFKYKLLAGMFRSMDTIVGMLFNRSETVTFAKVKQGVQDMMHKRFEETHVGQIKTVYPTAYHFRQERNIPTFSATVKKSSYQLTVEPVIEADKSKAVLAASRLLERRRIFHQNLISIMKGHHKAFLAKLNPPIRVPDDKLTRWHPRFNVDEVPNVLPGELPQPPRGAEKLTTAQEVLDKARSMMTPKVEKALANMVLKTAEMVCVKEQEPVPHTPVAPAETHSALKGVSQSLLERIRAKQAQKLQAALTRNPQQEERLVMMSRLEELARILRNVFVAEKKPALIMEVACNRMVSSYRSAMSMGDMELHLRLLAELTSEWLTIHTIRNDFYLKLNKTLDLNVVLEKLKQKTKEEESL; this is translated from the exons ATGGCTGAAGCTGTTGAGTTGGAATTTTATCGTTCGTCTTTCCTGACCAGAAGAGAACTGTGTGGTTCTAGATTTGACATCATTATGTCTCAGGCGCGGGTCACCGATTTTTACGTCCAGAGAAAGAAAGATGCTAGTGGGGCTGCGCATGGTGATTGCAATATAACCCAAGTTGTGGACACTGTAACAAGTCATCCCAGCACAATATCAACTCGGTCGAAAAGCAAGAATGCAGCATCTACAACAAATGTTATGATAAATACTTCAAAATCCACATGTTCTGAAAACAGTGTACAAGAGGAGTTTTGGAGGGTTATTGACGAGGCGACTTCGGTCAATAAGGTGGAGAGCGTGTCTGCTGTGCTGGCGAGGACTAACTCGGAAAAACAAACCATTTTCTCCAGCCCTCGTACTCCCAAGAGGACCTCTACAGATGCTGAGTTCGATCTTGGATCAGTTGTATTTTCAGCCACTGCTGAACATAAAATCGCAAAGAAGCGTCTTCGGATCGAGGCAAGAAAACATGGCATCGCTGCAGGGACAAGTCCTGGGTCGGTTAAAGTTGTGAAGAAGGCGGTCAGGAAGAAATTGATTCTCTTCGAAGACGACGAAAAG GCAACCCAGCATCTGGCTAAAGATGTCCTgcaggtaccctattccctacctgtTGATAAAGAATCAAAGAATTTAGTCAATTGCAGTGCCAACAATTCTCCAACGGGCAAACCACATGTTCAGGGCAGCTCAAAACCAAAAGAGGGGCACAAG ACTTTCTCCAAAGAGGATGTTGCAGCACTCAAGTTCCAACTTCAGAAGATCAAGGACCAGGCACGGAAAGCTGAGAACCTGCCCTCTACAGCCACAGGGTCTACTGCCCCAGACCTGAAGACAAAGCTAGCCTGTGTCAAAGAGCTTGCTGCTAAGGCACAACATCGGAAGGCGGAGAGGTTGGCAGAGGCCAGATCTACTgaggaaaataatcacccaataACCGAGGATGG AGATAAGCTCCCAGCCTATCAGCGGTACCATACTCTTGCCCAGGATACTCCCCCTGGCCTCACCCTGCCCTTCAAGTACAAACTGCTTGCTGGAATGTTCCGTAGCATGGACACCATAGTGGGAATGCTTTTCAACCGCTCAGAGACTGTTACCTTTGCCAAAGTGAAGCAGGGTGTCCAGGACATGATGCACAA GCGTTTTGAAGAGACCCATGTGGGCCAGATTAAGACGGTCTATCCTACTGCTTACCATTTCCGCCAGGAGAGAAACATTCCTACCTTCAGTGCAACAGTGAAGAAGTCTAGCTACCAGCTCACAGTGGAGCCTGTCATTGAAGCTG ATAAGAGCAAGGCGGTGCTGGCTGCTTCCCGCCTGTTAGAGAGGCGACGTATCTTCCACCAAAACCTAATCAGCATTATGAAAGGGCATCACAAG GCGTTCCTTGCCAAGTTGAATCCTCCTATTAGAGTCCCAGATGACAAGCTTACCCGCTGGCACCCTCGCTTCAATGTGGATGAGGTGCCCAATGTCCTGCCCGGTGAGCTACCCCAGCCCCCACGGGGAGCTGAGAAGCTAACCACTGCCCAGGAGGTTCTGGACAAGGCCCGCTCCATGATGACCCCCAAG GTGGAGAAAGCACTGGCCAACATGGTTCTGAAGACCGCAGAGATGGTCTGTGTAAAAGAGCAAGAGCCTGTTCCACATACTCCCGTAGCTCCTGCTGAAACTCACAGTGCCCTCAAAGGGGTGTCTCAGTCCCTGCTGGAGAGG ATCCGAGCAAAGCAGGCTCAGAAGCTCCAAGCTGCCTTGACCCGGAACCCTCAGCAGGAGGAGCGCCTTGTGATGATGTCACGGCTGGAGGAGCTGGCTCGGATCCTGCGTAACGTCTTTGTGGCAGAGAAGAAACCCGCACTGATCATGGAGGTGGCCTGTAACCGGATGGTCTCTAGTTACCGCTCTGCCATGAGCATGG gtgATATGGAGCTGCACCTTCGCCTGCTGGCAGAACTGACTTCTGAATGGCTTACGATTCACACAATTAGAAATGACTTCTATCTCAAGTTGAACAAGACCTTGGACCTGAATGTGGTACTGGAGAAGCTGAAGCAGAAGACCAAAGAGGAAGAAAGCCTTTGA
- the aprt gene encoding adenine phosphoribosyltransferase, giving the protein MAVHTREAKLDLVTKHIKPFPDFPSKGILFRDICPILKDPGALTAVIDLFEEHVRQTHPQVELIVGLDARGFLFGPLLAQRLGVGFVLVRKKGKLPGPTVSVAYKLEYGEAEVEVQEDAVAPGEKVLLIDDLLATGGTLCAACELMKKQNAEVMGCMVIIELKELNGVEKLKPNTLFSLVQY; this is encoded by the exons ATGGCAGTCCACACGAGAGAAGCTAAATTAGATTTGGTCACCAAACACATAAAACCTTTTCCTGATTTCCCAAGCAAAGGAATACTTTTCAG AGACATCTGTCCAATTCTCAAAGACCCGGGTGCATTGACAGCAGTCATCGATCTTTTTGAGGAACATGTGAGGCAGACTCATCCCCAAGTAGAACTGATTGTCG GTCTGGATGCTCGGGGATTTCTCTTCGGACCCCTCCTAGCCCAGAGGTTAGGAGTGGGATTTGTGCTGGTCCGGAAGAAGGGGAAGCTTCCAGGGCCTACAGTGTCTGTGGCATACAAACTGGAGTATGGAGAG GCCGAGGTTGAGGTCCAGGAGGATGCAGTGGCTCCAGGAGAGAAAGTGCTGCTCATCGATGATCTACTAGCCACTGGAG GAACCCTGTGTGCTGCCTGTGAGCTCATGAAGAAACAGAATGCAGAGGTAATGGGCTGCATGGTGATCATTGAGCTCAAAGAGCTTAACGGGGTTGAAAAGCTGAAGCCAAATACCCTCTTCTCCCTGGTGCAGTATTGA